One segment of Pseudobythopirellula maris DNA contains the following:
- a CDS encoding helix-turn-helix domain-containing protein gives MDTQHIGDTFASTEGQTRNAFWGGNAQGAPWRSGLSNKADWGNRSRHSSANQPLADETAGRDVVQYLPMTDTAVRCGVYLTGVGRTTSQPGEDYPPHQHPTLYHFDWRRGRTLPEYQVLLLTGAEGEYDSEKTGLVRFEGNVLLFVFPGVWHRYRPLPGTGWTERWLSLNGELVHRLIDSNAIELESPVVQLAEASGLIADLDELIDGVASSPDGASTFVGARAMGLLGDAVRLALTTGAESEDAVPASQRVEDPIVSRALEIIWNHSHSPPLGVGEIAKQLPVTRRTLDRRFSEALGHSVLDEINACRLSRAKRLLTETDLPVKTVSYLAGFPSRERMRVMFLGREGLTPSKYRGKCRTSKATA, from the coding sequence ATGGACACGCAACACATCGGTGATACCTTCGCCAGCACGGAGGGCCAGACGCGCAACGCTTTTTGGGGCGGCAACGCCCAAGGCGCCCCGTGGCGTTCCGGCTTGTCGAACAAGGCCGACTGGGGCAATCGCTCCCGCCATTCTTCGGCCAACCAGCCCTTGGCGGACGAGACCGCGGGACGCGACGTCGTGCAGTACCTGCCGATGACCGACACGGCGGTGCGCTGCGGCGTCTACCTGACAGGCGTGGGCCGCACCACGTCCCAGCCCGGCGAGGACTACCCGCCGCACCAGCACCCCACGCTTTACCACTTCGACTGGCGTCGCGGTCGCACCTTGCCCGAGTACCAGGTCTTGCTGCTCACTGGGGCCGAGGGCGAGTACGACTCGGAGAAGACGGGCCTCGTGCGGTTCGAGGGGAACGTCCTGCTGTTCGTGTTCCCCGGCGTGTGGCATCGCTACCGCCCATTGCCCGGCACCGGTTGGACCGAACGCTGGTTGTCGCTCAACGGCGAACTGGTCCATCGGCTCATCGACTCCAATGCGATCGAGCTCGAGTCTCCGGTCGTGCAGCTCGCCGAAGCGAGCGGCCTGATCGCTGATCTCGACGAGCTCATCGACGGCGTCGCATCCTCGCCCGACGGCGCTTCGACGTTTGTCGGCGCCCGCGCGATGGGCTTGCTGGGCGATGCGGTGCGGCTTGCGCTCACCACCGGCGCGGAGAGCGAAGACGCTGTTCCCGCCAGCCAGCGGGTAGAAGACCCGATTGTCAGCCGCGCGCTGGAGATCATCTGGAATCACTCGCACAGCCCGCCCTTGGGCGTGGGCGAGATCGCCAAGCAGTTGCCGGTGACACGCCGCACGCTCGATCGGCGGTTCTCGGAGGCTCTGGGGCACTCGGTGCTCGACGAGATCAACGCCTGCCGCCTCAGCCGCGCCAAGCGTCTGCTCACCGAGACCGATCTTCCCGTGAAGACCGTTTCGTACCTGGCGGGCTTCCCCAGCCGCGAACGGATGCGGGTCATGTTCCTCGGCCGCGAGGGGCTGACCCCCTCGAAGTACCGCGGCAAGTGCCGCACGAGCAAGGCGACCGCTTAG
- a CDS encoding GntR family transcriptional regulator, translating to MAASSTRAQQAYTHLHERIATGTLEPGAVVSEASLAKELGISRTPIGEALRRLAHEGLVEQVPRFGTIVREISTTELIELFEIREALEGLAAGKAATLMTAETQDELETVCDTIEREIEAARQSGAEILEGESLRRFLATDLAFHMLIIASADNKRLFDMIHQTRSISLTFKTRRGEHSIARVEQAAQAHRRILEAIRAREPEAASRLVGEHIRTSREQSFSDPAKQKTSVSVQSLNLPEYIKQELAGLNP from the coding sequence ATGGCCGCTTCCTCAACTCGCGCACAGCAGGCGTACACGCACCTGCACGAACGGATCGCCACCGGTACGCTCGAGCCGGGCGCCGTGGTCTCCGAAGCGTCGCTCGCCAAGGAGCTCGGCATCAGCCGCACTCCGATCGGCGAGGCGTTGCGCCGGCTGGCTCACGAAGGCTTGGTCGAGCAGGTGCCCCGTTTCGGCACGATCGTGCGAGAGATTTCGACGACTGAGTTGATCGAACTGTTCGAGATTCGCGAGGCGCTCGAGGGGCTGGCGGCCGGCAAGGCGGCCACGCTGATGACGGCCGAGACGCAGGACGAGCTCGAGACGGTTTGCGACACGATCGAGCGTGAGATCGAAGCGGCCCGTCAGAGCGGCGCTGAAATCCTTGAGGGCGAGTCGCTCCGCAGGTTCCTCGCGACCGACTTGGCGTTCCACATGCTGATCATCGCTTCGGCCGACAACAAGCGGCTGTTCGACATGATCCACCAGACCCGGAGCATATCGCTGACGTTCAAGACCCGCCGAGGAGAGCACTCGATTGCTCGAGTCGAGCAGGCGGCCCAGGCGCATCGCCGAATCCTTGAGGCCATCCGCGCCCGTGAGCCGGAGGCCGCTTCGCGGTTGGTCGGCGAGCACATCCGCACATCGCGTGAGCAATCGTTCTCTGACCCGGCGAAGCAGAAGACCTCGGTCAGCGTTCAGTCGTTGAACCTTCCTGAGTACATCAAGCAAGAGCTGGCGGGGCTGAATCCCTAG
- a CDS encoding sialidase family protein: protein MRRPLLLVVVLLTATAGLPLLAAAQEPSDALLLSEMIYEEAPYPSCHASTIEEIDGGLIAAWFGGTHERHPDVGIWVARKIDGAWSEPVEVANGVESPEVRYPTWNPVLFQPSEGPLQLFYKVGPTPRDWWGMVVTSDDNGQSWSEPRRLPDDCLGPIKNKPIERADGVVLCPSSHEGNDTGWRVHFEMTDAHAKSWRRTPYVNDGQEIRAIQPSLLDHGDGRLQALGRTRHSGIFTVWSEDGGETWGEMSLLDLPNPSSGTDAVTLADGRHLLVYNHNPNYKGRSPLNIALSENGVDWSAALMIEDNPEMGFAYPAVIQTDDGLVHVTYTWDRLRIKHVVIDPAKLTTTPIEGSQWPDSVTLSTPAGSHE, encoded by the coding sequence GTGCGACGCCCCCTCCTGCTCGTGGTCGTCTTGCTGACCGCCACCGCGGGCCTGCCCCTCCTCGCCGCGGCGCAGGAGCCCTCCGATGCGTTGCTGCTCTCCGAGATGATCTACGAAGAGGCGCCGTACCCTTCTTGCCACGCCTCGACGATCGAAGAGATCGATGGCGGGCTGATCGCCGCCTGGTTTGGCGGCACGCACGAGCGGCACCCGGACGTCGGCATCTGGGTGGCGCGCAAGATCGACGGCGCCTGGAGCGAGCCGGTCGAAGTGGCCAACGGGGTGGAGTCGCCCGAGGTGCGTTACCCCACCTGGAACCCGGTGCTGTTCCAGCCGAGCGAGGGGCCGCTCCAGTTGTTCTACAAGGTCGGCCCCACGCCGCGCGACTGGTGGGGCATGGTCGTCACGTCCGACGACAACGGCCAGAGCTGGTCGGAGCCCCGCCGCCTGCCCGACGATTGCCTCGGGCCGATCAAGAACAAGCCGATCGAGCGCGCCGATGGCGTGGTGCTCTGCCCTTCGAGCCACGAAGGGAACGACACCGGCTGGCGGGTCCACTTCGAGATGACCGACGCCCATGCCAAGTCGTGGCGGCGGACCCCCTACGTGAACGACGGCCAGGAGATCCGCGCCATCCAGCCCAGCCTGCTCGACCACGGCGACGGCCGCCTGCAGGCGCTCGGCCGCACGCGTCACAGCGGAATCTTTACCGTTTGGTCGGAAGATGGCGGCGAGACGTGGGGAGAAATGTCGCTGCTCGACCTTCCGAACCCCAGCTCCGGGACCGACGCGGTTACACTCGCCGACGGCCGCCACCTGCTCGTTTACAACCACAACCCGAACTACAAGGGCCGCAGCCCGCTGAACATCGCGTTGTCCGAGAACGGCGTCGACTGGTCGGCCGCCCTGATGATCGAAGACAACCCCGAGATGGGATTCGCTTATCCCGCCGTGATCCAAACGGACGACGGCCTGGTGCACGTCACCTACACCTGGGACCGCTTGCGGATCAAGCACGTGGTGATCGACCCCGCCAAACTCACGACGACGCCGATCGAGGGGAGCCAGTGGCCCGACTCGGTGACGCTTTCCACGCCCGCCGGCTCGCACGAATAG
- a CDS encoding sodium:solute symporter translates to MLPTADLIVMTLYLLAVVGMGAWFARSGRTSGEFMVAGGKIPGWAVGLSIFGTFLSSNTFLGVPGKAYGSNWNSFVFSLSLPLAAWIAVKVFVPFYREHGHVSAYHHLEQRFGGWARTYGVVCYLLTQVARVGSVLFGASLALTALTGWPQAEIIVAAGVLVTLYTVLGGMEAVIWTDVAQSIVLMVGAVALLAMLLGGMPEGPGQAWEIAVAEDKMSLGSFALDLTSSTFWVVLFYGLFSNLGNFGIDQSYVQRYHTSPSESEARRSVWFGALLYVPVSLLFFAIGTAAYGYYQTHPAMLAEVQTQVAASVNATADEPVGAAELSAAQIGDKVLPHFIVKELPVGATGLLIAAIFAAAMSSIDTSLNSSATVLLLDIYQRYFRPDCDERESMTVLYAGTALVGAIGVGVALAMIGVSSVLDAWWTLSGVFSGGLMGLFLLGLISRRAGSPAAACGVTIGLVVIAWVALPGHFPEWLRSPLHTQMTIVVGTLTIFFVGLLFSTFLEKKRSYA, encoded by the coding sequence ATGCTCCCCACCGCCGACCTGATCGTGATGACGCTCTACCTGCTGGCCGTGGTCGGCATGGGGGCTTGGTTCGCGCGCAGCGGGCGCACGAGCGGCGAGTTCATGGTCGCCGGCGGCAAGATCCCCGGTTGGGCGGTGGGGCTGTCGATCTTCGGCACGTTCCTCTCGAGCAACACGTTCCTCGGCGTGCCGGGCAAGGCGTACGGCTCGAACTGGAACTCGTTCGTGTTCTCGCTCTCGCTGCCGCTGGCTGCATGGATTGCCGTGAAGGTCTTTGTGCCGTTCTACCGCGAGCACGGCCACGTCTCGGCTTACCACCACTTGGAGCAACGTTTCGGCGGCTGGGCCCGCACGTACGGCGTCGTGTGCTACCTGCTCACCCAAGTGGCCCGCGTCGGCTCGGTGCTGTTCGGCGCGTCGCTGGCGCTGACGGCGCTCACCGGTTGGCCGCAGGCAGAGATCATCGTCGCGGCGGGCGTGCTGGTGACTCTCTACACGGTGCTCGGCGGCATGGAGGCGGTCATCTGGACCGATGTCGCCCAGTCGATCGTGCTCATGGTCGGCGCGGTGGCGCTGCTGGCGATGCTGCTCGGTGGCATGCCGGAGGGCCCCGGGCAGGCTTGGGAGATCGCCGTGGCCGAAGACAAGATGTCGCTCGGCTCGTTCGCTCTGGACCTGACGAGTTCGACCTTCTGGGTCGTGCTCTTCTACGGACTGTTCAGCAACCTCGGCAACTTCGGCATCGACCAGAGCTACGTGCAGCGCTACCACACGTCGCCGAGCGAGAGCGAGGCGCGGCGCAGCGTGTGGTTCGGGGCGCTGCTGTACGTGCCGGTTTCGCTGCTGTTCTTCGCGATCGGCACGGCGGCCTACGGCTACTATCAGACGCACCCGGCGATGCTCGCCGAGGTTCAGACTCAGGTCGCCGCGTCGGTGAACGCGACGGCCGACGAGCCGGTCGGCGCCGCGGAGCTTTCGGCCGCCCAGATCGGCGACAAGGTGCTGCCGCACTTCATCGTGAAAGAGTTGCCGGTCGGCGCCACGGGGCTGTTGATCGCGGCGATCTTCGCGGCGGCGATGAGCAGCATCGACACGTCACTCAACAGCTCGGCCACGGTGCTGCTGCTCGACATCTACCAACGCTATTTCCGCCCCGACTGCGACGAGCGCGAATCGATGACTGTCCTCTACGCCGGCACCGCACTGGTGGGGGCGATCGGCGTCGGAGTCGCGCTCGCCATGATCGGCGTGAGCAGCGTGCTCGACGCCTGGTGGACCCTGTCGGGGGTCTTCTCCGGCGGCCTGATGGGGCTGTTCCTGCTGGGGCTGATCTCGCGTCGGGCGGGCAGCCCGGCGGCGGCCTGTGGCGTGACGATCGGGCTCGTGGTGATCGCCTGGGTGGCGTTGCCCGGCCATTTCCCGGAATGGTTGCGCAGCCCGCTGCACACACAAATGACCATCGTCGTTGGCACGCTGACGATTTTCTTCGTCGGCTTGCTGTTTTCGACTTTCCTCGAGAAAAAACGTTCCTACGCCTAG
- a CDS encoding dihydrodipicolinate synthase family protein, producing the protein MSATLNKVQGVIVPLVTPLAAADEIDAPGLGRLVERLLVGRVHGLFVCGTTGEGPSLSYRTRRELVELVCQQASGRAPVLVGVTDTSLIESVEMAAFAHEAGADAVVLAPPCYFPIDQQGLIQWAHRLVEETPLPVMLYNMPALTKTNFEPDTVIRLMEEPQIIGLKDSSGDMDYFEHMRGITRARPDFSLLTGPEHLLGRSVAMGGDGGVCGGANITPSLFVELYEAACAGDAPRVALAEERVRQLAALYRIGTNPSISVIQGVKAALGQLGVCSDRMAEPYEGLCLSGKEQVRTILDSLTLDPESAASGVRATV; encoded by the coding sequence ATGTCCGCCACGCTCAACAAAGTCCAAGGCGTCATCGTCCCGCTGGTGACCCCCCTGGCCGCCGCCGACGAGATCGACGCCCCCGGCCTGGGTCGGCTCGTCGAGCGTTTGCTCGTCGGCCGTGTCCATGGGCTGTTCGTGTGCGGCACGACGGGCGAGGGCCCCTCGCTCAGTTACCGCACGCGTCGCGAGCTCGTCGAGCTGGTCTGCCAGCAGGCAAGCGGCCGGGCGCCAGTGCTGGTGGGCGTGACCGACACGTCGCTCATCGAGTCGGTCGAGATGGCCGCCTTCGCCCACGAGGCGGGCGCCGACGCGGTGGTGCTCGCCCCGCCCTGCTACTTCCCGATCGATCAGCAGGGGCTGATCCAATGGGCGCACAGGCTGGTCGAAGAGACGCCACTGCCGGTGATGCTCTACAACATGCCCGCGCTCACCAAGACGAACTTCGAGCCCGACACGGTCATTCGGCTGATGGAGGAGCCGCAGATCATCGGCCTGAAAGACAGCTCGGGCGATATGGACTATTTCGAGCACATGCGGGGCATCACCCGCGCGAGACCCGATTTCAGCCTGCTCACGGGCCCCGAGCACCTGCTGGGTCGCTCGGTCGCGATGGGAGGCGACGGCGGAGTTTGCGGCGGCGCGAACATTACGCCGAGTCTTTTCGTTGAACTGTACGAGGCGGCTTGCGCCGGCGACGCCCCCCGCGTCGCGTTGGCCGAGGAGCGCGTTCGCCAGCTGGCCGCGCTGTATCGGATCGGAACGAACCCGTCGATCTCGGTGATCCAGGGCGTCAAGGCGGCGCTCGGCCAGTTGGGCGTTTGCAGCGACCGCATGGCCGAGCCCTACGAGGGCCTCTGCCTCTCCGGCAAAGAGCAGGTCCGCACGATCCTCGACTCACTCACACTCGATCCCGAGTCGGCCGCGTCGGGGGTGCGGGCGACCGTTTGA
- a CDS encoding DUF1559 family PulG-like putative transporter: MPRPRHTGFTLVELLVVIAIIGMLVALLLPAVQAARESARRATCRLHLRDLALASLNHESAHGRLPTGGWGYLWVGDAELGYDKGQPGGWAFNLLEYLEEGPRRELGAGMVNAILDRTPPSDATRQEMSQLLSTPVPMLMCPSRRLPITYPYTGSGALGLAYNAPDCLRDECFVVRGDYRANSGNLNDGEQTGPSARRKNIAAYRWASESNAFKTSVYNGVIFQRSEVRMGMITDGASHTLMFAEKAMSPKIYTTGLHSSDDQCVYTGHDQDNQGWAIWPPVWDYEVLDSNVTFRRRFGSVHRTGCHAVMCDASVRTIAYDIDPLVFFAIGSREEEYRDIDLLYRTQQ, from the coding sequence GTGCCCCGGCCCCGCCACACCGGCTTTACGCTCGTCGAGTTGCTGGTCGTGATCGCGATCATCGGCATGCTCGTGGCCCTGCTGCTGCCGGCGGTGCAGGCGGCGCGCGAGTCGGCCCGCCGGGCGACCTGCCGGCTGCACCTGCGCGACTTGGCGCTCGCCTCGCTGAACCACGAGTCGGCCCACGGGCGCCTGCCCACCGGGGGCTGGGGGTACCTTTGGGTCGGTGACGCCGAGCTGGGCTACGACAAGGGCCAACCCGGCGGCTGGGCCTTCAACCTGCTCGAGTACCTCGAAGAGGGCCCCCGGCGTGAACTCGGAGCCGGCATGGTCAACGCCATTCTCGATCGCACCCCACCGAGCGACGCCACACGACAGGAGATGAGCCAACTGCTGAGCACCCCGGTCCCGATGCTGATGTGCCCCTCGCGGCGATTGCCGATCACGTACCCTTACACCGGTTCGGGCGCGCTTGGTTTGGCCTACAACGCGCCCGATTGCTTGCGAGACGAGTGCTTTGTTGTTCGTGGTGACTACCGGGCGAACTCTGGCAATCTCAACGACGGCGAGCAAACCGGCCCGAGTGCTCGACGCAAGAACATCGCAGCCTACAGATGGGCGTCGGAATCAAATGCTTTCAAAACATCCGTGTACAACGGCGTGATTTTCCAGAGGAGCGAGGTGCGGATGGGCATGATCACCGACGGCGCCTCGCACACGCTGATGTTTGCCGAGAAAGCGATGTCGCCGAAGATTTACACCACGGGGCTCCACTCGTCGGACGACCAATGCGTTTACACGGGTCACGACCAAGACAACCAAGGGTGGGCGATCTGGCCGCCGGTTTGGGACTACGAAGTGCTCGACAGCAACGTCACGTTCCGCCGTCGCTTCGGTTCGGTCCACCGAACCGGCTGCCACGCCGTCATGTGCGATGCTTCGGTCCGCACGATCGCCTACGACATCGACCCGCTGGTTTTTTTCGCGATTGGCAGCCGCGAGGAAGAATACCGCGATATCGACCTCCTTTACAGAACCCAGCAGTAG
- a CDS encoding PSD1 and planctomycete cytochrome C domain-containing protein translates to MAERGLKSRRRETRGYHVVLAALALLPLDVAGARGEGLDYNQDVRPVLSDACFHCHGTDPSTREADLRLDRWESHADYEFYGAEMAIDRDDPEYSALLDRIRSDDPEHQMPPPESGKTLSDEGRAVLERWVAEGAEYQPHWAFAAPERPPLPDVAKDPWVRNPIDAFVLARLRAEGLEPSPRADAETLRRRLCLDLVGLPPAFDAAVAAAPIQSDAQYDRAVERLLASPHFGERWGRDWLDAARYADSNGYEKDRPRDVWLYRDWVIRAMNDDMPYSQFVVKQVAGDLLPKKSQDNLVATTFLRNSMVNEEGGIDPEQFRMEGLFDRMDAIGKSVLGLTLQCAQCHTHKYDPLTHTDYFRTLAFLNGGVEANAVAYTDEDRTTVDRIESETRRIEQELASSTADWRERLADWERDQAGGEGRWTVVRPEVDGTGGQKHYLQEDGSVLARGYAPSQITTEFAAVIDSPRVTAFRLELMTDPTLPYGGPGRSLKGLCALSEFKVVLKGADGQQDRELAFDRATADVSPPVEPLADIFDDGKDIERVTGPATMAIDGDEATAWGIDVGPGRSNVSRKAVFVLKEPLDEAEGRRVVFKLVQMHGQDYMKDIYSNGLGRFRFSITDDPTPSADPLPFAVRRALTKRPDERSDEEDRLVFSHWRTAVAEWKEANERIERLEEGRPQGMSQLVMQRRDKPRVTHRLDRGEFTKPAEVVEPGVPAFLHSLEVENPTRLDFARWLVDRRSPTTARTIVNRVWQSYFGQGIVATPGDFGAQGAPPSHPKLLDWLAVELMDSGWRLKHLHRLIVGSATYQQSSVVSPELLEADPSNALLTRGARFRVDAEVVRDVALTASGLLNPALGGPGVYPPAPAFLFKQPVSFAPKPWDFDQDNDKYRRAVYTFRYRTTLYPVYQAFDAPSGDVSCVRRNRSNTPLQALALLNEELFVECAQNLAAETLSQPRLDDAERIAWVYERCLAREPEARESAVLTGFLDNQRERFAAGDADPNELVGDVPSDAEPVELAAWTALSRVVLSLDETITKE, encoded by the coding sequence ATGGCCGAGCGCGGCTTGAAATCACGAAGGCGTGAGACTCGCGGCTACCACGTTGTTTTGGCCGCGTTGGCGCTACTCCCGCTGGATGTCGCGGGTGCGCGGGGCGAGGGCCTCGACTACAACCAAGACGTGCGGCCGGTCCTCTCCGACGCCTGCTTCCACTGCCACGGCACCGACCCCTCGACGCGCGAGGCCGACCTGCGGCTCGACCGCTGGGAATCGCACGCCGACTACGAGTTTTACGGCGCCGAGATGGCGATCGACCGCGACGACCCGGAGTACAGCGCGCTGCTCGACCGCATCCGCTCGGACGACCCCGAGCACCAGATGCCCCCGCCCGAGTCGGGCAAAACGCTCTCCGACGAGGGCCGCGCGGTGCTCGAGCGGTGGGTCGCCGAGGGCGCCGAGTACCAGCCGCACTGGGCGTTCGCCGCACCCGAGCGGCCGCCGCTTCCGGACGTGGCTAAAGACCCGTGGGTCCGCAACCCGATCGACGCGTTCGTGCTCGCGCGGCTCCGCGCGGAGGGGCTGGAGCCCTCGCCCCGCGCAGACGCCGAGACGCTGCGTCGCCGGCTCTGCCTCGACCTGGTCGGCCTGCCCCCCGCGTTCGACGCGGCGGTCGCCGCCGCGCCGATTCAAAGCGATGCGCAGTACGACCGGGCGGTCGAGCGGCTGCTGGCGTCTCCCCACTTCGGCGAGCGGTGGGGCCGAGATTGGCTCGACGCCGCCCGCTACGCCGACTCGAACGGTTACGAGAAAGACCGCCCCCGCGACGTGTGGCTGTACCGCGACTGGGTCATCCGCGCGATGAACGACGACATGCCGTACAGCCAGTTCGTCGTGAAGCAGGTCGCCGGCGATCTCTTGCCGAAGAAGAGCCAGGACAACCTCGTCGCCACGACCTTCCTGCGCAACTCGATGGTCAACGAGGAGGGGGGCATCGACCCCGAGCAGTTCCGCATGGAGGGGCTATTCGACCGGATGGACGCGATCGGCAAGTCGGTCCTAGGCCTCACGCTGCAGTGCGCCCAATGCCACACGCACAAGTACGACCCGCTCACCCACACCGACTACTTCCGCACGCTGGCGTTCCTCAACGGCGGCGTCGAGGCGAACGCCGTTGCCTACACCGACGAGGACCGCACGACAGTCGACCGCATCGAGAGCGAGACCCGGCGCATCGAGCAGGAACTCGCTTCGTCGACCGCCGACTGGCGTGAGCGGCTCGCCGACTGGGAACGCGACCAGGCGGGCGGCGAGGGCCGCTGGACCGTCGTCCGTCCCGAAGTCGACGGCACCGGCGGCCAGAAGCACTACCTGCAGGAGGACGGCTCGGTGCTGGCGCGAGGCTACGCCCCGTCGCAGATCACGACCGAGTTCGCGGCTGTGATCGACTCGCCGCGCGTCACGGCGTTCCGGCTCGAGCTGATGACCGACCCGACGCTCCCCTACGGCGGTCCGGGCCGCTCGCTCAAGGGTCTCTGTGCGCTCTCGGAATTCAAAGTCGTTCTCAAAGGCGCCGACGGTCAACAGGACCGCGAGCTCGCGTTCGATCGGGCAACGGCCGATGTCAGCCCGCCGGTCGAGCCGCTCGCAGACATCTTCGACGACGGCAAAGACATCGAGCGTGTCACCGGGCCCGCGACGATGGCGATCGACGGCGACGAGGCCACCGCCTGGGGCATCGACGTGGGGCCCGGCCGCAGCAACGTGTCGCGCAAGGCGGTCTTTGTTCTCAAAGAGCCGCTCGACGAGGCCGAGGGCCGCCGCGTCGTCTTCAAGCTCGTGCAGATGCACGGCCAAGACTACATGAAGGACATCTACTCCAACGGGCTCGGCCGGTTCCGGTTCTCGATCACCGACGACCCCACGCCCAGCGCCGACCCCCTGCCCTTCGCCGTGCGGCGGGCGCTCACCAAACGGCCCGACGAGCGGAGCGACGAAGAAGACCGGCTTGTCTTCTCGCACTGGCGCACGGCGGTGGCCGAGTGGAAAGAAGCCAACGAGCGGATCGAGCGACTCGAGGAGGGTCGGCCTCAAGGGATGTCGCAATTGGTGATGCAACGCCGCGACAAGCCGCGCGTGACGCACCGTCTCGACCGCGGCGAGTTCACCAAACCGGCCGAGGTGGTAGAGCCGGGCGTGCCGGCGTTCCTTCACTCGCTCGAGGTGGAGAACCCGACGCGGCTCGACTTCGCCCGCTGGCTCGTCGACCGCCGCTCGCCGACCACGGCGAGGACCATTGTGAACCGCGTGTGGCAGTCGTACTTCGGACAGGGGATCGTGGCGACGCCGGGCGACTTTGGCGCCCAGGGCGCCCCCCCCTCGCACCCCAAGTTGCTCGACTGGCTCGCCGTCGAGCTGATGGACAGCGGCTGGCGGCTGAAGCACCTGCACCGGCTGATCGTCGGGTCGGCGACCTACCAGCAATCGAGCGTGGTTAGCCCCGAGCTGCTCGAAGCCGACCCGAGCAACGCGTTGCTCACCCGCGGCGCCCGCTTCCGGGTCGACGCCGAGGTGGTCCGCGACGTCGCCCTCACGGCGAGCGGCCTGCTGAACCCCGCGCTCGGCGGCCCGGGCGTTTACCCGCCGGCGCCCGCCTTCCTGTTCAAGCAGCCGGTCAGCTTCGCGCCGAAGCCGTGGGACTTTGACCAGGACAACGACAAGTACCGCCGGGCGGTCTACACGTTCCGCTACCGCACGACGCTCTACCCGGTGTACCAGGCTTTCGACGCCCCCAGCGGCGACGTGTCGTGCGTGCGCCGCAACCGCTCGAACACCCCCCTGCAGGCGCTGGCGTTGCTCAACGAGGAGCTGTTCGTCGAGTGCGCCCAGAACCTAGCGGCAGAAACCCTCAGCCAGCCGCGTCTCGACGACGCCGAGCGGATCGCGTGGGTCTACGAGCGTTGCCTCGCCCGCGAGCCCGAGGCGCGAGAGTCGGCCGTGCTGACCGGTTTCCTCGACAATCAACGCGAACGGTTCGCCGCGGGCGACGCCGACCCCAACGAGCTGGTCGGCGATGTGCCATCGGACGCCGAGCCGGTGGAGTTGGCCGCTTGGACCGCGCTGTCGCGCGTGGTGCTCAGCCTCGACGAGACGATTACAAAAGAATGA